From candidate division KSB1 bacterium, one genomic window encodes:
- a CDS encoding DUF2235 domain-containing protein produces the protein MKERNIVLMADGTGNKGGTTPSSNVYNIYNAIELRGGNQITFYDNGVGTSSNKYWRGLSGAVGFGFKRNIRDLYEYLARNYNPGDKVFIFGFSRGAATVRAFSGLLAACGLVDGRKLSLEELEGRSKEALKIYKDSKGDPSRGNPSFGEHGVIPVKFIGVWDTVAALGFPQGGNYPGIGMWVIDLILKALSWVSDRLIPHRFYNYELTDNVEYAYQALAIDDERKSFLPLVWDEYKSSTKVEQVWFSGAHSNVGGGYRRAGLANVALDWMMSRAAECGLKFKKDAAEEVHSNANVHGRLYNSRDGGAVYFRYQPRDIEKLCRPKLQGKVKIHRSVLERMKRKSGNYAPGQLPYEFDLVDSPVDSPTERVTAAETESIWQACRKKVKRWVFWRKWCYVFFLEFTLFVVISAIVLWNQDISKVEVDVLQELLTICSENNPYDKYLNCAAIVEHLEKLIVSEPAGTLEGLMGHIADVLYYVLPSLFENLVTVAVVRHPIIFGLAVLFLLALWFARSKFVKCNVKASEAARKTVVNTNT, from the coding sequence ATGAAAGAAAGAAACATCGTTTTAATGGCAGACGGCACTGGTAACAAGGGCGGAACTACGCCGTCAAGCAATGTCTACAATATTTACAACGCCATCGAGTTGCGCGGTGGTAACCAAATCACGTTCTACGACAATGGTGTCGGCACTTCGAGCAACAAATATTGGCGCGGGTTATCCGGTGCAGTTGGTTTTGGATTCAAAAGAAATATCCGTGATCTTTACGAGTATCTTGCACGCAACTACAACCCGGGAGACAAGGTTTTTATTTTCGGCTTCAGCCGGGGCGCCGCTACAGTGCGGGCATTTTCCGGACTCCTGGCCGCCTGCGGCCTCGTCGACGGCAGGAAGCTAAGCCTCGAGGAATTGGAAGGCCGCAGCAAAGAAGCTCTCAAAATTTACAAAGACAGCAAAGGGGATCCTTCCAGGGGGAATCCCTCCTTTGGAGAACATGGCGTAATTCCAGTCAAGTTCATTGGCGTCTGGGATACAGTCGCCGCCCTGGGTTTTCCCCAGGGAGGGAACTACCCGGGGATTGGCATGTGGGTGATAGACTTAATTTTAAAAGCACTAAGCTGGGTCTCGGACCGTTTAATTCCTCACCGGTTTTATAATTACGAACTCACGGACAATGTTGAATATGCCTATCAGGCGCTTGCGATCGACGATGAAAGAAAATCCTTCCTGCCTTTAGTCTGGGACGAATACAAAAGCAGCACCAAAGTAGAACAGGTGTGGTTTTCGGGCGCTCATTCAAACGTGGGTGGTGGATACCGGAGGGCCGGTCTGGCAAACGTAGCCCTGGATTGGATGATGTCCCGGGCAGCCGAATGCGGACTTAAATTCAAGAAGGACGCGGCTGAAGAAGTACATAGTAACGCGAATGTCCACGGCCGGTTATACAACTCGAGGGACGGCGGCGCCGTCTACTTCCGCTACCAGCCACGGGATATCGAAAAACTCTGTAGGCCCAAGTTGCAGGGTAAGGTCAAAATTCATCGCAGTGTCCTTGAAAGGATGAAACGGAAATCGGGAAATTACGCGCCGGGGCAACTTCCGTATGAATTCGATCTGGTCGACTCCCCTGTTGACAGTCCCACGGAACGTGTGACTGCAGCGGAAACCGAAAGTATCTGGCAGGCCTGCCGCAAAAAAGTCAAAAGATGGGTTTTTTGGCGGAAATGGTGCTATGTATTCTTCCTGGAGTTCACGCTTTTTGTCGTCATCAGCGCCATAGTGCTCTGGAACCAGGATATCTCGAAGGTTGAGGTCGATGTTCTTCAAGAGTTGTTAACGATATGTTCGGAGAATAATCCCTACGATAAATACCTTAATTGTGCGGCAATTGTCGAGCACTTAGAAAAGCTTATTGTTTCAGAACCCGCCGGGACGCTTGAAGGGTTGATGGGTCACATTGCCGACGTTTTATACTATGTCTTGCCGTCACTCTTCGAAAACCTGGTAACTGTGGCTGTTGTTCGGCATCCGATTATTTTTGGATTGGCTGTATTGTTCCTTTTGGCGCTTTGGTTTGCACGAAGTAAGTTTGTTAAATGCAACGTTAAAGCCAGTGAAGCTGCCCGCAAAACCGTTGTAAATACCAATACCTAG
- a CDS encoding YdeI/OmpD-associated family protein yields MPEFIRPALIEKYLMEAYHNRPAYQQNETIGWITRAKRLETKEKRLQQMLDELASGDRYMKMKYHAKLSL; encoded by the coding sequence ATGCCGGAATTTATCAGGCCGGCTCTTATTGAGAAGTACCTGATGGAAGCATATCACAACCGTCCGGCATATCAGCAAAATGAAACTATTGGCTGGATTACTCGCGCCAAGCGACTCGAAACCAAAGAAAAACGACTGCAACAAATGCTTGACGAACTCGCAAGCGGCGATAGATATATGAAAATGAAATATCATGCAAAACTAAGTCTATAA